The Leucothrix mucor DSM 2157 DNA window TGTTTTGTACTGAGAATTTCCCATCACATAAAAGGCATCAACAGAAACAGACCAATCAGGAATGGGAGTTTTTACTTCAACATTTAAAACCCCAGACTCATTTTTCGTGACGTAAGCACCATCTTCATACTTCAGATTGGTTGTCACAAAAGCTTTAGGCAGCTCATACCTTGCGCCCTCATATTGGCCAGCAATCGCTTTTGAAAAGTGCTGCGCATGCAGGTCAAATGCAATTTCTGCTGCAAAAACATTACTTCCAAGTACGCTCAGAATTCCAAAAATTGCTACTCTAGCTTTTAACGATCCCATCAAAAATACCCTCTGTAATAATTTAAAAGTCCACTCATAAAGTCACCTAGTTATACTAATTTTTTACGAGATTGCCTTCACTGTGAAATACAGGCAAATTATAGGATGAAAAAAGACAAATTGGTATCTATACAAACCATTTGAGCAAATTAAACTATTTTTTAGACTTAAAGATATAAATTCATTAGTAATACACCAGACCAACCAAAAGAGGCATCCGCTAGTCTAGTTATTTATTAACAACTAATTAATTGATAGAGAATCATAAATGCTTGATTATTAATCATTTTTTATGCAAGAATCATACTCTGTATTTTTTGGTAAAATGCTGCTTTATTTTACTGCATCAGTCAGGGTCCACTGTGAAATATGTTAATCCGTTAACTGAACAAGATCTTAAAATACTTGATTATATCTACAAAACACATACCACCACTTTGACCATCAAAAACAATGCACGACAATGGAATCACCACTGCCGTGCATTAATCAATCTACGTGCTGTTTTATCGGTAACTACTCTACATAAAACACATTAATCAGCAGAGCCTCCAACCCAATTATTCGACAAATAACGCACAGGATTGATTAACGTCTCTCCAATCACCTGCGTATCCAGCGCTTCCAGATGAGTCAGATACGTTTCCGCGTGGCTATCCGTATTCACGCTATAAATCACCTGCTTACCATCACCCGATAACACCGCATGCTCAACGCCATTTACGTTGTACACAACATCCGTTGTAATATCCTCAGCCAAGTCCTTAACCCGATAGCGCAGCATAGAGGTACGCTCCGACCAGCCCACTTTATTGCCATCGTCCGTAATACTTGGATGATAAAGCTTTTTACGACGCGCGATTACTCTCACTTCCTTGTACTGCCTATTTAAGACGTCATACCGCATCACGGCAAAAGAGCTAGGGCGTAATTGCACAAACGTGAGCCACTTACCATTCGGGCTTAGCGACGGTTGCACAAAGGGATTGGCACTGGCAAGCGTGACGCTACTTATAAGCTCACCATCAGCTTGATATTGGCGTAGCTCAAGCGCCTGACGGTCATCTGGTAATCTCATCTGCCACACGACAGTACGGCCATCTTGGCTGCGTGTAACATCCGCATCGTCGGTCTCGTTATCGGTGATTTGAGTAACTAATCCGCTTGCCGTTTCAAGCTCATAAATCTCGTAATCGCCCCGAACCGAATCCTTCATGGAGAATAAAATATTGCTCCCTGCCGGGTCACACGACACCGATTGGATGGTGCGGTTTTTACTCATACTATAAACGGGTTCAGCGACGACATTAGGCAAGTCAGCCAAGTTGTATTGATTAATCCCCCAGCGACGATCACTACTATCAGGATCACTCACTACATTACAGGCATACCCCGAGATCCCGTTATCAACGTCATCATTAATGCCGTCACCATCAGTATCTACATTGTCAGGATCGGTTCCAGCCAAGTACTCTTCCAGATTCGTCAAGTTATCCCCATCCAAATCCAATTGAGCATCCAGCGCGCTTAACGAGTTCAAGCCATACTGAATTTCCCAAGCATCTGGCATTCCGTCGTTATCATCATCTAAATCAGTTGCATCGCTAATCCCATCATTATCATTGTCGTCATTTACAGGGCGTGTGGATGTTGCGTTTGATTGGTAAATTTTTCCTTGGTCACCCACCGAAACGAAGCTGCCTCCAAAATAGACCACCGCATTACGTGTTGTTTGTACCTGGGCATCAAACGCTGTCCAGTTGTATCCATCCAATGACAGGTAGCTATCAGCAGTACCTCCCATTGCGATATACACGCCATTGGCGAACGTAAGGGCTTCTGGTCCATAGTTACTGTCAACGCTTCTTGCCAGAACAAAGCCTTGCTGTTCACTCACCCGGTATTGAATGCCCGTGTAAAAGCCTGCGCCAACAAAACGATCGTTTAAGTAAGAGATTGCGGTAATCGTTGATAAGTCACCGGAGTTATCGGCTGCTTGCCATGCTGCGCCATTAGTTGAGGTGTACAGCACACCATCGGTGTCTGAGAAACGAGTGCTTTCATTAACACCCACAATAATGAATTCATTATTACCGAAGGCAACACCGGAAAGGTCTGCTGACCCTAACGTGGAACTTGTCCAAGCGCTCCCACTGTTGGTCGACCTCAATACTCGGCCTTCATGACCAACCGCCACCAGCACATTATTATTCGCTGCGATGTCGTACAGTGGCGATCCACCATAATATTGAACGGTCCAATCTTTTGCATTACCAGCACTTAGAATGACACCAACCCACTGATTGAGACTGAAATCATAATCCTTTCCAACTGCAAACCATGTTGTGCCATTGTGAATTAACGACTCAAAGTGGAAGTTGTAAGTGGAGAAAGTGCTACCATTTTTATACTTCCAGGTAGTAGCTGCCTTTTCCCACTCCCTGCCGTTATCTGAGTGTAAAACAACAAGCCCACCAGCACCGCCTCCGTCACCGACCGCAACTAATGTATTGCCATCGGTCGCAATGGCGCTCAGGTCGCTGGATGTCATTCCACTCGCCCGCTGATTCCAAGACAATAGTGGGTCTTGCACCGACACACTCAACTCATGAGTAGCCGTCTTGCCCTTGGTATCACTTACCGTGACTTTAACGTTGTAGTCTCCCCCAACCACCCAAGTTTGCTCAACAGAAGCACTGTTTGAATGCACAACACGATCACCAAAATCCCATTGATAGGCTAGTTCATCACCATCCGGATCACTAGCAACCGCCGTAAAGGTAGCGGGTGTACGAGCATAGGCTTGAGATACGTTCTGAATACTGACGGTTGGTGCGGCATTACCCGTAAAACTGCCAAGCTGAACACGGACATCAATCCACTCACTCCCCACAGCCCCCCCTTTAGCGATAGGCGTGATATGAACGCCCGCACTGGTGTCGGAATAAGTCTGGCCGATGACGACCCCGGCATCTTGTTTATCTTCGTCATGATCAGAAAAGGAGTTTG harbors:
- a CDS encoding PKD domain-containing protein, which translates into the protein MQPLSKSVTLKYIVIGIVGAAIVGSLLFMTREGPVPAPTNETVRSELIEEALADPSAQTDQADTSVDAFDTWLQSAASTSDQASLDKGVELAKQRSVKIKALMKSDPERALRQSLSLSEYAKLPPEIAQWVEKPFSRQVDLVVLPNEGEIGSHSVGLGAPGLTTEIKLQGESTYLTLNRYGERQAITSKKGIAGQGISLDGEAVLSDEPLQVLSSRDQSYVLDNFPSAAQNTSVDFYTGESISGSPVLALAGGKVFYFSAMENVDKLNRALLELEQKLGPNTGSQILFEMAASTESSSETGLPLSERLVLQNRVSNDWTTSQKKVFFIRIDFSNLSGEPISKASLKQALNGSASLMLSNMSRGKTSLQAEVSDSVIRLPRQTGYYVSAGSTTLYDEAITAFEASGSGIDLADYDIVGIYFDKIGIGSGYAGLASVGGDRQWLQGDSSPRVVVHEFGHNYGLLHANFWTLDDGGVVGGNGLSEEYGDSYDIMGSGSAESGHFHPQALSKLDWLSTSEWQTVSSSGTYRVRRFDDKEATGLQGLKISRGNGDFYWLGHRENYDSNPWLESGIYLIWQPAGYEQSWLIDTTPNSFSDHDEDKQDAGVVIGQTYSDTSAGVHITPIAKGGAVGSEWIDVRVQLGSFTGNAAPTVSIQNVSQAYARTPATFTAVASDPDGDELAYQWDFGDRVVHSNSASVEQTWVVGGDYNVKVTVSDTKGKTATHELSVSVQDPLLSWNQRASGMTSSDLSAIATDGNTLVAVGDGGGAGGLVVLHSDNGREWEKAATTWKYKNGSTFSTYNFHFESLIHNGTTWFAVGKDYDFSLNQWVGVILSAGNAKDWTVQYYGGSPLYDIAANNNVLVAVGHEGRVLRSTNSGSAWTSSTLGSADLSGVAFGNNEFIIVGVNESTRFSDTDGVLYTSTNGAAWQAADNSGDLSTITAISYLNDRFVGAGFYTGIQYRVSEQQGFVLARSVDSNYGPEALTFANGVYIAMGGTADSYLSLDGYNWTAFDAQVQTTRNAVVYFGGSFVSVGDQGKIYQSNATSTRPVNDDNDNDGISDATDLDDDNDGMPDAWEIQYGLNSLSALDAQLDLDGDNLTNLEEYLAGTDPDNVDTDGDGINDDVDNGISGYACNVVSDPDSSDRRWGINQYNLADLPNVVAEPVYSMSKNRTIQSVSCDPAGSNILFSMKDSVRGDYEIYELETASGLVTQITDNETDDADVTRSQDGRTVVWQMRLPDDRQALELRQYQADGELISSVTLASANPFVQPSLSPNGKWLTFVQLRPSSFAVMRYDVLNRQYKEVRVIARRKKLYHPSITDDGNKVGWSERTSMLRYRVKDLAEDITTDVVYNVNGVEHAVLSGDGKQVIYSVNTDSHAETYLTHLEALDTQVIGETLINPVRYLSNNWVGGSAD